The nucleotide window TCAAGGTGTCTGCTTCTCATGTCGGCGACCTCGTTGGTGCGCTCGACAAGGTCCTGGCCTCTTAAGTCTCCAGCGCGGGGGCCGAGTCGATGGATTGCGCAGCGATCGATTTCGGAGGCTCGGTCACCGACGTGGTCTTGCGTCGTGGAGACGGGTCGGAGGTGCTCCGGGCCGAGCAGGCGGTGGAACGCCCGACGGCGGCTGATGTCCGTCGCCTGCTCGAGGGCGTGTCCGCGGGGGCGGTTCCGCCGACGCTCGTGGCCGTCACTGGTGGTCGTTCCGGCGCGCTGACCGAGGATGTCGACGGCATTCCTCTCGTCGCGGTCGACGAGGCGGCCGCCACGGCGGTGGGTGCGGTACGCACGGGGATTGCGACGCCCGCGGTTGTCGTCAGCCTCGGCACGGGAACCGGGATCGTCCTGGCGCGCCCGCCCAAGGAGCCCGAGCGCCTGATCGGAAGTGGTGTCGGTGGGGGGACGTTGATCGGCCTCGCTCGACTGCTTCTCGGCACCGAGAATGTCGAAGAGATCGGCGCGCTCGTGCAGAAAGGCGACCCTGCCCGCTGTGACCTAAGCGTGGGGGACATCGTGGGGCAGGGCGTCGGCCCGGTTCGCGCCGACGCGACGGCCGCGCACTTCGGCCGGCTCACGCGTTCGGATGGTTCGACGCGTCCCGAAGACGTGGCGGCGGCCCTGGTGCGGCTGGTCGGCCAGACCGCCCTCAGACTCGCGATCGACTCGGTCCTGATGCACCAGGCCGTCGGCATCGTTCTCGTCGGTCACGTACTCGATATTCCCGGCTTCCGCGAGTCGATTCTGAGCACACCAGGGGTCGAATCGAGTTTCGTGCACATGCCCGCGGATCCGGGCTTCGCCGTTGCGCAGGGAGCGCTCGACGTGGCGCTCGCCGGGCGTCCCGACCTGGCAGGCTAGAGGGGCGTATGCCATGAGACACGAGGTTCAGCTCACAACGGTCGAGGCGACATGAACATCCACGAACATCAGGGCAAAGAGATCCTCGCACGCTATGGCGTCGCGACGCTGAAGGGCGTCATGACCACCTCGGCGCAAGGGGCACGCGAAGCGGTGGAAGCGATCGGCGGCGATGGTCCGTGGGTCGTGAAGGCGCAGATTCACGCAGGCGGTCGAGGGAAGGCCGGTGGCGTCAAGCTCGTGAAGAGCGCAGAAGAAGCGGAGACCTTTGCGGCTTCCCTTCTCGGCAAAACTCTCGTCACGCACCAGACCGGTCCCGAAGGGCGCGTCGTTCGACGCCTCTTCGTGGAGCAGGGCTGTGCCATCGATCGCGAGCTGTACCTGGGCTTCGCGCTCGATCGCGACACGAGCCTCGTCACGGCGATTGCGTCGGCCGAGGGCGGAGTCGAAATCGAAGAGGTCGCCGCAAAGACGCCGGAGAAGATCCTGCGCGAGGCCATTCGCCCCGAGGTCGGCTGTCAGAGCTATCAGGGCCGCAAGATCGGCAAGGCTCTCGGTCTGCCGCAGAAGAGCCTCGGCAAGTTCGCCAAGTTCCTCTCGGCTCTCTACGAGGCGTACGTTGCGACCGACGCGGCGCTGATCGAGATCAATCCTCTCGTTCTCACGAAGGATGGCGACCTCGTCGCTCTCGATGCGAAGATGGGCTTCGACGACAACGCGCTCTTCCGCCACGCGGACCTTCGCGAACTGCGTGATCCCGACGAAGAGGATCCCCGCGAACAGCAGGCGCAAGAGTACGATCTCTCCTACATCGCGCTCGACGGTTCGATCGGCTGCATGGTGAACGGCGCCGGTCTCGCGATGGCGACCATGGACATCGTGAAACTCGCCGGTGCGGCGCCTGCGAACTTCCTGGATGTAGGGGGCGGCGCGGACGCGAAGAAGGTCGCAGCGGCCTTCCGGATCATTCTCGCTGACACGAGCGTCAAGGCGGTTCTGATCAACATCTTCGGTGGCATCATGCAGTGCGACGTCCTCGCGACCGGTGTCGTGCAGGCCGCCAGCGAGATGAAGCTGGCCGTGCCGGTCGTCTGCCGGCTGGAAGGCACCAACGTCGATGAGGGCCGTAAGATCCTCGCCGATTCCGGACTCAACATCATCACCGCGGCCGACATGGCCGACGCGGCGAAGAAGGTCGTCGAGGCGTCCAAATGAGCATCCTCGTCGGAAAAGACACCAAGGTCGTTACCCAGGGTATCACCGGGTCGACGGGGCAGTTTCACACGCGCACCTGTCGCGACTACGGCACCCAGATGGTCGCCGGAGTCACGCCCGGCAAGGGCGGCGGCGACTTCGAGAGCATTCCGATCTACGACACGGTAGGTGAGGCCCGCGAAGCGACCGGCTGCAATGCCAGCGTGATCTACGTCCCGCCGCCCTTCGCGGCGGACGCGATCATGGAGGCGGCCGACGCGGGCGTCGAGCTCGTCATCTGCATCACCGAGGGCATTCCAGTCCTCGACATGGTGAAGGTGAAGCGCTTTCTCGCCGGCTCGAAAACGCGCCTCATCGGGCCGAACTGCCCGGGCGTCATCACGCCGGGCGAGTGCAAGATCGGCATCATGCCGGGCTACATTCACCAGGCCGGCAAGATCGGCGTCGTGTCGCGTAGCGGCACGCTCACGTACGAGGCTGTGCATCAGCTCACTCAGCTCGGCATCGGGCAGTCGACCTGCGTCGGCATCGGTGGCGATCCGGTGAACGGCACGGGCTTCATCGACGTGCTCGAGCTCTACAACGCTGATCCGGATACCGACGGCGTCATCATGATCGGTGAGATCGGTGGTTCGGCCGAAGAAGAAGCGGCGGAATACGTAAAGCGAGAGATGAAGAAGCCCGTCGCGGGCTTCATCGCCGGCCAGACCGCTCCCGAGGGGAAGCGGATGGGGCACGCCGGGGCGATCATCTCCGGAGGCAAGGGAACCGCCGCGGACAAGATCGAGGCGATGAACGCAGCCGGCATCAAGGTTGCGGCGAGCCCGGCCGATCTCGGCATCACGTTGAAGGAAGCGATGGGCGCCTGAGCGCCTCGCGATTCAAAGGACCAGACTCATGGCGGACAGAACTTTTTCAATCGTAAAGCCGGACGCGGTTGCCAAGCATGGCATCGGCCCGGTCCTCGCACGGATCGAAGAGGGCGGCCTTCGCGTGGTCGCCGGCCGGATGACGCGCCTCACGCGCGCGCAGGCCGAGTCATTCTATGCGGTTCACAAAGAGCGTCCGTTCTACTCGGACCTCTGCGACTTCATGACCTCCGGCCCCG belongs to Candidatus Binatia bacterium and includes:
- a CDS encoding Fumble domain-containing protein, whose protein sequence is MDCAAIDFGGSVTDVVLRRGDGSEVLRAEQAVERPTAADVRRLLEGVSAGAVPPTLVAVTGGRSGALTEDVDGIPLVAVDEAAATAVGAVRTGIATPAVVVSLGTGTGIVLARPPKEPERLIGSGVGGGTLIGLARLLLGTENVEEIGALVQKGDPARCDLSVGDIVGQGVGPVRADATAAHFGRLTRSDGSTRPEDVAAALVRLVGQTALRLAIDSVLMHQAVGIVLVGHVLDIPGFRESILSTPGVESSFVHMPADPGFAVAQGALDVALAGRPDLAG
- the sucC gene encoding ADP-forming succinate--CoA ligase subunit beta — translated: MNIHEHQGKEILARYGVATLKGVMTTSAQGAREAVEAIGGDGPWVVKAQIHAGGRGKAGGVKLVKSAEEAETFAASLLGKTLVTHQTGPEGRVVRRLFVEQGCAIDRELYLGFALDRDTSLVTAIASAEGGVEIEEVAAKTPEKILREAIRPEVGCQSYQGRKIGKALGLPQKSLGKFAKFLSALYEAYVATDAALIEINPLVLTKDGDLVALDAKMGFDDNALFRHADLRELRDPDEEDPREQQAQEYDLSYIALDGSIGCMVNGAGLAMATMDIVKLAGAAPANFLDVGGGADAKKVAAAFRIILADTSVKAVLINIFGGIMQCDVLATGVVQAASEMKLAVPVVCRLEGTNVDEGRKILADSGLNIITAADMADAAKKVVEASK
- the sucD gene encoding succinate--CoA ligase subunit alpha; this translates as MSILVGKDTKVVTQGITGSTGQFHTRTCRDYGTQMVAGVTPGKGGGDFESIPIYDTVGEAREATGCNASVIYVPPPFAADAIMEAADAGVELVICITEGIPVLDMVKVKRFLAGSKTRLIGPNCPGVITPGECKIGIMPGYIHQAGKIGVVSRSGTLTYEAVHQLTQLGIGQSTCVGIGGDPVNGTGFIDVLELYNADPDTDGVIMIGEIGGSAEEEAAEYVKREMKKPVAGFIAGQTAPEGKRMGHAGAIISGGKGTAADKIEAMNAAGIKVAASPADLGITLKEAMGA
- the ndk gene encoding nucleoside-diphosphate kinase; the encoded protein is MADRTFSIVKPDAVAKHGIGPVLARIEEGGLRVVAGRMTRLTRAQAESFYAVHKERPFYSDLCDFMTSGPVFVSVLEGDNAIARYREILGATNPADAAAGTVRADFGTDVEKNAAHGSDGPDTAKEEISFFFPAADLS